The Bradyrhizobium sp. CCBAU 051011 DNA segment TTATCGCTTCCAGACACCGGACGATTCTGTCGTCGACTTTTACGACGAGACCGGCAAAAGCGCGAAAAAGTTCCTGGTCCGCAAACCCGTCAACAACGCGATCATGCGTTCGGGCTTCGGCGGCCGCCGCCACCCGATCCTCGGCTTCACCAAGATGCACACCGGCGTGGACTGGGCGACGCCGTACGGCACGCCGATTTTCGCCTCCGGCAATGGCGTGGTCGAGAAAGTCGGCTGGGAAGGCGGCTATGGCAAATATGTTCGCCTGAAACACAATAACGGCTACGAGACCGCCTACGGCCACATGTCGGCGTTCGCCAAGGGCATGGAGCCCGGCAAGCGCGTGCGCCAGGGCCAGGTCATCGGCTTCGTCGGATCGACGGGCATGTCGACCGGCGCCCACGTCCACTACGAAATCCTGGTCAACGGCCGCTTCGTCGACCCAATGCGCGTCAAGCTGCCGCGCGGCCGCTCGCTCGAAGGCTCAATGCTGGCGAATTTCGAAAAAGAGCGCGACCGGCTCGACACCCAGATGAACAATCGCGGCAGCTCGGCGCGGGTTTCGGAGGCCACCGGCACCACGCCGCAGACGCGCCAGGTCAGCCGTTGAAGTCAGCCGCTGAGCCTTCGATAACATCTTGAAGATCCGATAGGAATACTCACGCCACGCCGAGTGTCGGATCAAAGGCAGCGGTCACGCGAGCACCGAAAGTGTCATTTGCCAGACCGCTCGCTGCCTCCGGCCGCGCCCGGCGGACCGGCGTCGGCGTCGGTGCAAGCGGGGGTGATCTATTTCTCGTCGGATATCGGGAACGCGATCTACAAGGTCGCGAAAAAATAGCCGCCGCGGCCTGAGGCTGGCGGAACTCTGCCCGCGCTCTCCGGTTGATGTGCAGGACAAAGCCGCCGGCCCGCCGCGGCCGGTGACGCATGGCCCGAGTGATGGAGGTCGTCATGCAGCTGACGCGTGAGGACGTTGCCAGGGTGGTCGGCGCCGCCGACGATGTGACCATCGCCCAGATCATTGGAACTGGCGCCACCGTGGACGAACTTGCCGAGGCCCAAGCCTGGCTCGCCAATGACGAGCCAATGATGAACGCCGGCAAGCCGCTGGCAACGGGCCGCGTGCGCGAACTCGTCGACATCCTCTCGGAGCTTGATCCAAGTGAGGATGACGACGAACGCGGTGGCAGCAGCCCGGCGCCCGAGCAAGCCTGACCCAACAATCTGGCGGGTGGATGCCTCCCGCATCTAGCGGGATGCATCCACTCGCTTTCCTGCCTGGCTTAGTTCAGCTTACGCTTCGGCACCGGCGTCTCGAACTGCGCGATCTCGGCGGTCTGGGCTGCCTTGCCGTTGAAGGTCAACACATTGCCCTCGCTCGAGATCACGACGCGGTCGCCGTCGGCGACATCGCCGGAGAGGATCATCTCGGCCAGCGGGTCCTGCAAGCTGCGCTGGATCACCCGTTTCAGGGGTCTTGCGCCGTAAGCCGGATCCCAGCCCTTGGCGGCCAGCCAGTCGCGGGCGGCCTCATCGAGCGTCAGCGTGATCTTGCGATCCTCCAGCAGCCTCTGAAGACGAGCGAACTGGATCTCGACGATCCGGCCCATCTCGCTCTTCTGCAGGCGGTGGAACAGGATGATCTCGTCGACGCGGTTGAGGAATTCGGGCCGGAAGTGCACCCGCACCATCCCCATCACCTGCTCGCGCACCGCCGAGGTATCCTCGCCTTCCGGCTGATTCACCAAAAACTCCGAACCGAGATTCGAGGTCATGATGATCAGCGTGTTGCGGAAGTCGACGGTACGGCCCTGGCCGTCGGTCAGACGGCCGTCGTCGAGCACCTGCAAGAGCACGTTGAAGACGTCGGGATGCGCCTTCTCGATCTCGTCGAACAGCACCACCTGATAGGGCCGCCGCCGCACTGCTTCGGTGAGCGCGCCGCCCTCGTCATAGCCGACATAGCCGGGAGGCGCGCCGATCAGCCGCGACACCGAGTGCTTTTCCATGTACTCGGACATGTCGAGGCGGACCATCGCGGTCTCGTCGTTGAACAGGTACTCTGCCAGCGCTTTCGTCAGTTCGGTCTTGCCGACACCGGTGGGCCCTAAGAACATGAACGAGCCCATCGGACGGTTCGGGTCCTGCAAGCCCGCGCGCGAACGGCGCACGGCGGTTGCAACCGCGCGCACGGCTTCGGCCTGGCCGACGACGCGCTTGCCGAGCGCGTTCTCCATCTTCAGGAGCTTGTCCTTTTCGCCTTCCAGCATCTTGTCGACGGGAACGCCGGTCCAGCGCGACACCACCTGCGCGATGTGGTTGGCGGTCACCGCCTCCTCCATCATCTCGCCGGCGTCTTCATTGTCCTCGATGGTTTCGAGCCGCTTCTCCAGTTCCGGAATCTTGCCATAGGCAAGCTCGCCCGCGCGCTGGAATTCGCCGCGGCGTTGCGCGTTGGCGAGTTCAATGCGTAAGGCATCAAGCTCACTCTTGATCTTCTGCGCGTCGGAGAGCTTGTTCTTCTCCGCACTCCAGCGCGCCGTCAGCGCCGACGATTTTTCCTCCAGATCCGCCAGTTCCTTTTCCAGCGACTGCAGGCGGCTCTTGGAGCCGATATCGGTTTCCTTCTTCAGCGCCTCCTGCTCGATCTTCAATCGGATGATTTCCCGATCCATCAAATCGAGCTCTTCCGGCTTGGAATCGACCTGCATCTTCAGCCGCGCCGCGGCCTCGTCCATCAGGTCGATCGCCTTGTCGGGCAGGAAACGGTCCGTGATGTAGCGGTTCGAAAGCGTGGTCGCGGCAACAAGCGCAGAGTCGGTGATGCGGACGCCGTGATGCTGCTCGTATTTGTCCTTCAGGCCGCGCAGGATCGAGATGGTGTCCTCGACCGTCGGCTCGGAGACGAACACCGGCTGAAAGCGCCGTGCCAGCGCCGCGTCCTTTTCGACATGCTTGCGGTATTCGTCGAGCGTGGTGGCGCCGATGCAATGCAGCTCGCCGCGCGCCAGCGCAGGCTTGAGCAGATTGGACGCGTCCATCGCTCCGTCCGCCTTGCCGGCGCCGACCAGCGTATGCATCTCGTCGATGAACAGGATGATCGAGCCTTCGGCCGCGGTGACTTCCTGCAGCACGGCCTTCAACCGCTCCTCGAACTCGCCGCGGTACTTGGCGCCCGCGATCAGCGCACCCATGTCGAGCGAGAGCAGCTTCTTGTCCTGCAGGCTCTCCGGCACGTCGCCATTGAGGATACGCAGCGCCAGCCCCTCGACGATCGCGGTCTTGCCGACGCCGGGCTCGCCGATCAGCACGGGATTGTTCTTGGTGCGGCGGGACAGCACCTGGATGGTGCGGCGGATTTCCTCGTCGCGGCCGATTACCGGATCGAGCTTGCCGTCGCGCGCGGCCTGCGTGAGATCGCGGGCATATTTCTTCAGCGCGTCATAGGCGTTTTCCGCCGTCGCGCTGTCGGCGCTGCGGCCCTTGCGCAACGCTTCGATCGCCGCATTGAGGCTTTGCGGCGTGACGCCGCCCTTGTTCAGAATGTTGCCGGCCTCGCCGTTCTTCTCCAGCGTCAAGCCCAGCAGCAACCGCTCGACCGTGACAAAGCTGTCGCCGGCCTTCTCGGCCGCCTTTTCCGCGGCGTCGAAGGCGCGCGCCATGTCGGGGGCAAGGTAGATCTGCCCGGCGCCGCTGCCCGAAACCTTCGGCAGCTTCTTCAGCGCGTCCTCCGTCGCCTTGAGGATGGCGCGGGAGTTCCCGCCGGCGCGATCGATCAGACCCGCGGCCAGCCCCTCGCTATCATCAAGCAGAACTTTGAGGACGTGCAGCGACGAGAACTGCTGGTGCCCGTCGCGCATGGCGAGCGACTGCGCAGACTGGACAAAGCCGCGCGCCCGCTCGGTGTATTTTTCAATATTCATGGTTTTACTTCCCTCGGCCTACCGCCCTCACCCCTGAGGCATGATTGCGGCATCTTCATTGGGGTTTCGCGGACCGCGTTGACATTCCTCAACCGGCCGCGGGTCGTCGCCCGCTTTTCAGGCTTGACGCAAATGTGGGCACGACCGGGCAAAACGGAAGAGCCGAGGCCATAAATTCGGAGTTGTGGCGCGAGCCGGAGAAATCTCTTAATAAGCCGCATGGACGCGACCTCCCCTGCCCGGATCACCGGGATTTACCGCTACCCCGTCAAAGGCCTGACCCCGGAGCAACTCGGCCGCGCCGAGCTGAAGCCCGGCCAGACCCTTTTGGCCGATCGCCGCTACGCCATCGAAAATGGCCCTTCCGGGTTCGATCCGGCCGAGCCGAAATGGCTGCCGAAGCCGCACTTCCTGATGCTGATGCGGGATGAATGGCTGGCCGGCCTGCACACCCATTTCGACGATGCGAGCCAAATCCTCTCGATTCGCCAAAATGGCGAGATCGCAGCTCAGGGCAACCTGGCGACGGCCGAGGGCCGGCGGATCATCGAGAATTTTTTCGCGACCGCCTTCGCCGGTCAGATCAAGGGGCCGCCGAAAGTGCTGGAGAGCCCCGGCCACAGCTTTTCGGACGTCGCCCGCAAGGTCGTTTCCATCATCAACCTCGCCAGCGTCCGCGCCATCGAGGATATTGTCGGCGCACCGGTCCATCCGCTTCGCTTCCGCGGCAATCTCTACGTCGACGGCTGGCCGGCCTGGCACGAATTCGACCTGCTCGACCGCACGCTTGCGATTGGCGATGTCAGGCTGAAGGTGGTGAAGCGCATCGTCCGCTGCGCCGCCATCAATGTCGATCCCGATACGGCCCAGCGCGACCTCGCGGTCCCGCCGGCGTTGCAGCGCCGGCTCGGCCATGCCGACTGCGGGATCTATGCCGAGGTGATCACCGGCGGCACGATCAATGCCGGCGATACGATCGCGGCGGAGCAGGTCGAGTTGTTGTGACGTGGATTGGGGCGGCATTGTCCGTCCTGCGATTTCTGTCGTCATTGCGAGCGAAGCGAAGCAATCCATTCGTCCGCATGCGTGGTGACAATGGATTGCTTCGCTGCGCTCGCAATGACGTGGATATGACTTCGCCTTCTCGCGACGCACCGCGCCCGAGGTTTGCATGAACCATCTCCTCCCCTCGACAACGAGGGTGCAGGGAATGCCGGGTGCTGGCTAGCACCCGCGGTCTCGTGTGCAATGTGTGCAGAAGATGCGCACACGAGCATACAGGTACAGCCGAAGCAGTCCGGCATTCCCTGCGCAAGGAAGTCAACCGGTCTGAAAAGTCGAGACAAATCAACGTCGTGTGGTGGATGTGTTCACATTTGTGTCGCGATTCCCGTTGGTGTCTTGATGAAAATAAATATCAATCGCTATACAGCCCTGTGGAGAGTTTGGCTCCGCCTGCCTAGGCATGCCGCCCGGAAGCTCATAGTGCTGCAAGGCGGCCGGGGGGAGAATTGTTCGGTTGGCAAAGAAAACGGGCAGCCGGAGCCGTCGTTGATGCGCTTCGGCCAATCGTCGGAACGATCCAGTACCATGGTGTACCCGCTGGCTTGTGGCTTGAACCTTACGTCGCGGGCTTTTTCGCTTCGTGATTGGCCATCACGCCAAGATGGCAACGAGCGGTCGCATCACCGGCGCGGACTTGGGGGTTCTGCTGGCGGAGGTTTTCACGGCGCTTTCGAACATGATCGGTGTTGCTATCGCACGGCTTGCGACCGAACTACATGCAGCCAATGATCCGACTTCAACCGAGCGGCCGATGATGCGGCGGCTGTTTGTTTTTATCAAATACGTATTCTCAAAAATGAGATCGACCATCCGCTGGTTCAAGCCGCCACGCGTATTGCTGTTGCCGCTGGCGAAGCGAAGGGCGAGAACCGGGAGACCATCTATTCCATGATGTATGTGGCCTCGCTTTTCAATGAAGTGGCGAGGCTCCGCGGCGAGAGTTGAAAATCTTTTGAGGAGTCTCACTTGTCTGACCGTTGGTATTACGCCGATTACAACGGACAAAATGGACCGGTAACCCTTCAAGAATTGAAGGCGACGCTGTCACGTTCTGCTGAACCCGAGAACGTGCTGGTTTGGCATGACGGCTTTCCAGATTGGATGAAGGCCGGTGCTGTTGCCGAATTGAAAGCGCAGATTTCGAAGCCGCCACGGTTGCCAACGGACCAGATTCCTACTTGGCAGGTGAAGTGGTGGTGGTGGTACCCGGTCCCTTTCATTTCAATTGGTATCGGCAGCCAGGTGGGACGAAAAGTAGTGATTTGGAGTTCTGCGCAGCGGCGAACGGCAAGATTGCAAAAAAGGCTGCGTGATGCCTAAGCCTCCTTATCCCCGCATGACGAGCGGCGCGTCTGTACCATTGCGATGGTTGAACGGTACGAAAAAGAAATTAGGGGGGTCGAATGGCAGGCATTTGGAATAGGCTGTTCGGGAAGCGCCAGCGGCCTACAGCAGCGCTAACGTTGCTCGATTACGCCGAAAATTATCTGTTTGTTGTTTGAAGTCGGCTCGCAGGATGAGAAAACTCAAATCGCTGAACAACTGTTTGGGGCGGCAAGCAGCACAGCTCATCAGGTGGGCGCAGGCGATCTTCATTTGCTCATCAAATCCAGTAACATTGAAAAAGTGTCGCGGGCGGCGGTTTATTCCCGCCAGAAATTCGACGAGGTTTTTGCCAGCAACGAGGCAAGATTCGGGGCGGGCGCGTTGGCTCTGGTCCACTTCATTATCCTCAACTCGACGGGCGCGCTTAAAGACACACCGCGCGCAGAACTGGTGGCCCGGAAGGCAGCGCATCTCTATTCGGCCACATACGCCGGGAAACAATCGACCAAGCCGTATTAGCAGCTGTCACATGCTCATCATGACTGATTATTATTTTGCCTCCCTATCCCGCTCCGCCCGCGCAAACGCCTTCGCCCGCTCCAGAGCTTCTTCGCTGGTGAGGATGTCCGGCCGCAGCCGTCGGGCCAGGATGTCATCGAAGTAAAGAATTTGGATTCCCGGCCGTCGGCGAAACGGACTTCGAAGCTGCCGGACTTCGGCACGGCTTCATGGCGGATGATGCGAATGCAGTTTGGCATCAAAACAGAAGGACCGGTTAGATGTCGCTGTGTGTCCGCTTCTTCCGCCACAACGCAAATGCGATTAAAGCCAGCACCGCAATGCGAAAGGTGCTGGGCCGCCGATGTGCATCGTTTCCTAACTCACGTCGCCGTCGCCAGTGCATAGAGATCGTTCCCTGACTTGCCTCGCCCTCGCCAACGCTAGGCCGCCGCCAAACATACGCCAGATGGTTAGGATCGTTCCTAACGTGGCGGCCCTACTCAATGTATAAAAAGAGCGATGACCATTAACAGGACCGTCAATGCTCCAAGTGCGATCACTGCAATTTTGAACCAGATATCTCCAAAACTACTCCCGTCGGAAAACTCATACGGGAGTACCGATGATGTCTCTCCAGTCACCAATGATAGGCGATGAATGATAGGCGATGCGGTGATGATGAAAGTTGATTTATGTTAGGCAGCCGGCGCGTGGGAGGTTTCTGAAAAGGGGGTGCCGGACTCTCCCGATGCCTCAAGTCCAATCTAGCAGCAGGCATGGCGGAATTGGTGTCGCTGCCTGTCCCTCCCTCGGAACAAAGATTAAATTTACGCCGCGCCCTGCCACAGACCGCGCCTCGCCCTTGCCCCCGCGCCGCCGATCTACCGATCTCCCTCCGATTTCGCGATGATCGCAAGGCTCTCAAATTGGTTCGCTAGCGCTGCCCAGCTACGTGAAATATTCCTTAGCACGGCAGATCGGCGGGCTGAATTCCTAGGATTACCTGCGAGGGCTTTGTACTCCGCAGCATAGGCTCTGCATTGTTCGACTGAATGCATTTGGGCTCCGCGCGGAGCCGCCATTGGCCCTCGTGTTTGACGGCAACATCGTATTTCTTTTGCAGTTCCTATTTTTCCCGTCGGACTCCACTGTGTGCGTGCAGGATCGTCAAATGACAACCGTCTGGATCTATGTCGATACCAGCAGGCAAGTCGGCGACCGGGATCACCTCAAGGTTTTCGCGAACCGCGACGCCGCCGATGAACGGTTTGCGAAGAACGATCCGGAGGGCGTTGCGTTCGAATACGAGGTTCTGGAATGAGCCGGAGATGCGGCACGGTAACAGGCGCAACGAACCATGACCCTTCAGGGTGCCGCCCAAAGGGAATACAGCATGCCGACGACTAGAGCCACGCTCAAAATGATCGTCGCGATCCCGGCAATCTCGAGGATGGAAACCTGCTTTGGATCAACTGCCATCCGCCATTCACCGGCGGCTGCTGGGCGACGGCGTTGATCTGGATCAAGTAAGAGAAGACGCCATCGAGGGGAGCTTTCTTCAGCCCGCAGCTAACAGGATTGGCAACAACGTCACGGCGGTCAACAGTGCTCAGAGCAGAAGAGAAAGCGCGCCGACCTTAAACCACCCAACCATGGCAGCCCCCTTACTCTACACAGGGTGACCAGTGTTGATCTGGCGAAACCGAAAAGCAACGTCTTTCCTCTCACGCCTTAGTGACATGCAATATGCAGTTTGTGCCGCGGCCACCAGCCGAGCCGGCTGGAAGCGCCGATCACGCTGACCAGGCGGAGGACGGGCGCGGCAGCTCGGCCCAATGTCGACTATGACGACGTACCGGCTTCGGTGCAGGAGCTACTGGAGATGGCAAAGCGCTGAAGCCTGGACGAGACTTGCGCTCGATCAATGTGGAACTCCGCACCTCGCCCATCATTGCTGCTCGTAATGAGTGAGCATTGGCTGATGAGTAGGCCATTCATTTTCAAATGTCCGATAACCAATCAGCACGTCCAAGGCTGGTTGAGGATGAGGATGCGCAAGTTACTGAGTTCGAAGGAATGGCCTGCCCAGCGTGTACGCGGCTACACTTCGTCAATCGTAAGACCGGCGAGCTGCTGGGAGCCCGAAGCAAATAAGGACCAAGGATGCCGCTTAAGCTGATCCTCATTCCCGATTGCTCTCGCTGATCTCGGACTCGGCCTGAAGCCAAAACTCCAAGTCGCGGTCTGCAGAGCGTCCGTTCTGTCCCTAAATTTCCCGAGCACAGTACGCCTCTCCGACCTGGAGCCGAGATTTACCTGTCAGGTTTGCCGCCATGGAGCCGATTATCCGGCCGTCTTTGAGCATCGACGCATGAGGACCGGTTAGCCCCGGGTATCGCTGTCTGCCGATCTTCGTGACGCGGAGGGTCAGGGCTTCGGAGGCGGTCCTGCCTCGAACGCCATTAGATTGATTGTCTCTGGTGTGGACCGCGTCAGCCTCGCCCGGCACCCGCCTTCGTACGAAGGGCCCCAGCGGGGGCGACGCTGAGGCCCTTGCGGGCTGAGGTGTCGCACTTCGGCAAGCGCGACAGCGCCTCAACCCACTTCGCTCGCTCGCGTTCCTAACCTCCGCGCCGCTCCTTGAGCCCCATGCACGATGCGCCGGTTTCCAGCTGTTCCTGGCCTGGAGCGATGCAATTCTTAGGAACGAGTTGAGGACTGACGGCATAGAATTGGGCGGCGTCTCCCGTCGACGCCACGGCTCCAGCTCTAATCCACCGCCTCAACTTCCAAGAGCTGAGCCACCTAGTGGAGTTGCGTATGCGTCACTCGCAATCAATGGTGCCGTCAGAAGGCGGCGGGGATACGTATTTGGTGCTGGAGGACTTGGGCCGCTTCGGCCGCGTCTGGCGCGAGACCGCTGAAGCGGACGCCAACCACGAGATGCTGATCCGCGAACTGTTGGACGATCAATACAGCCGTCCGAGGCGTATCGTCGCATTCAATACCGCTGAGGGGTGGTCTCGCGACGTGACGGTCGATATAGCCGACGAGCTACGCCGACGGTTTGCCGAGTGCGATGACGTGCCAGTTTCCGTCGAGGAGTTCTTGGAGTTGGCGAGACGCTGAGCCCTCAAGTTCCGAAACGGATGTGAGCGCCGATCTGAGAGCGTGAGCGGCCCGACACACGATAGAGACGACATACGCTGGCCAAACCTGGCCCCGCCGGACTGGCCTGTTCTGGCTACGGATTTTTGGCAACGTTTGGGCTAAAGCTCTTGGCCTCGCTTGTGTCGCGAGCAAGCGAACGATACCGATCGATCTGCCCGGCGACTCGCTTCCAGCTATTGGCGAGGTCACGCAAAACCCGAGCCTCAGTTTCGCTTGCCGCCGATTTCATCAGGCGCAGACATTCTTCGGCTTGTTCCAGGCAGTACTGTGCGCGCATTGCTTCCTATCCACACTAGCCAACGCAAACAAGGTGATTTGGTTGCCACGCAAACAGGGCTTGCTTGCAGGTTTTTCCCACCAATGCTCCTTGGTGCAGCACATGCGCAGTGTGCCGAGTGCAATTCCACCGCTTTTTCCTTCCCTTCTTTGCGGATCTTAACAAAGGATAATGACGGTCGGCAATTTTCTCGATTAACTGAGCTTTTCGTGGGGGCGACTACCCACGGACTAGTCGATGAACTATTTCGATGAAGTCAGTACCAGCTATCGCCAGTCGATTGAGATCGCCTCGAACTACCTTGTAAGAAAGGGTTACCCCCGCGCCCGCCGCTCGAGACCAAGCGCGATTGCACGTCATCTCTCTCCTGAACGCTGGAGAACGTCGGCCACTTGTGGTCGCAATTAAGGCGATTTCCGAGATCGAATACCGAGCCTCCCTTCTGGGGCCTGTAGAGAACTTATCGAGCACCTTAGTCAGTCTTGCTGCTCGGACGTGAAGGGCCACCCCGCTCCAAGTTTCTCGCAGCGCCTCGATGACGTCGGCAAAGGAGCCTCAGGCAAATTGACTTTGGCCGAGATAGCAACCAAATGGGGTTGATGTATGTTCATGGTTCGCTGGGCGGCTCTTAGAGGAGCGTTCTATGTGCGATTACAGCTTACACGCGGTCGCCAGCCGTCCCGCGCAGGTCGCGGAAACGCTGGTTTCTTCCAAATTTCAAGCCACGACGACTCGAGGCTTTGCTAGTCCGAACGATCCGCAGGTCGCTGTCTGCCTTCGTCCCGGGACGGAGATCGCATTCGAGACGAACGTACAAAAAAGCGGCCTGTTGTTCCGCAAAGATATTGGCGATCGGCTGGCTCGCTTTCGGCAGATAGATCTCGATCAACCGATGCATCATCACGACGCGCTGGAGTTTTCCAACGGCACAATCGTTTTGGTGACCGATCTCATTCCAGGACAAAAAGCTACAGTGCTTCAACTACCCGCCAACCCCCTCGAGCAAAACGTTAGCAAGCCTCAGTCTGCCGCCCGACACAGCTTCGCTCAGCACACCTAAGGCTTACGTTCCGAGTGACCTCGCCCGCCAACTTTCGCGGGCGGGGCACTAGTGATGGTTTTTCTCTGCTCGGGTTGCGGAGCAGCTTACAAGGCTGCCGTTCAGAAGCTCACGGAGTCAAGGCAGCTAGGGTATTTTGTGTTCAGAGTGTAAAATCCTGGTCCTTTCTTGGCACGACGTTTACGACTACTCCGCTTTGACTCCGATGTTTGCAAAAAAGGCGGGCGCCAACCTAAGCGGCAGGGGCGCGGAGTTTTTGTGGCGTATCAGCGCAAGGAGGCGGCGATCGGCGTGAAGGCGCCCTACCTCGGGTTTGTTAGCCAGCGCTGGCGACCTCGATCGATAAAGTGCCGTCCGGCGATCGCTGGATCCACGAGATCAAGTTCGACGGCTATCGCGTTCAGCTTCATATCCATAACGACGCCACCAAGGTCCTTACCCGCTGCGGCAATGACTGGACCAGACGCTTCAAAAAAGTTGCCGACGATGCCTAATGCGGGCAGCGCCATTACCGATGGCGAGGGTGGTGGTGCCCGCCGCCGACGGCACCACTGATTTCTCCGTGCTGCAGAACGAATTGCGCGGCAAGATCGCGTTCGATCTGTTCTACCTCAACGGCCAGGATCTGCGAAAACTTCCGCTGATCGAACGCAAGGGGCATCTGTAAGAGACTAATGAGAAAACCGCGATCCAGTTCAGCGAAAGCTTCGAGGTCGACCAAGGAGATGTTCGCCCACGCCTGCAAGGTCAGGCTGGATGACGTCGTCTCAAAGGTCCACGACAGCCGCTATCTTTCAGGGCGCGGCCGCGACTGGGTCAAGAAAACCTGCGCCCAGCGCGAGACGCTGACCGTCGCTGCCTTTGCGCTCGACGGCAACGATTGAGACGGCATCTATGTCGGCCGGCGCAAGGGCGATGACCTGGCCTATGCTGGCAAGGTCGTCCACGGCTTCGACAAGAAATCATCCGCCGAGCTGCGCAAGCGCCTAGCGCCCCTGATCTGTAAAACCCATCCCTGCACCAAGCGGATCGCGCACAAGGGGATCTGGGTGGAGCCGGAATTAATGGCCGAGATTGAGTACCGCGCTAAGTCTGCCGAGGGAAAGGTTCGCCACCCATTCTTCAAGGGTCTGCGGGAGGACCTGTAGAGAAAGGGGGCCGCCAACTGAGGCGGCCTCTTCCAAGCACGACTTCCGCTTTGCTCTTCTTATCAACGGACATCGTTAGCTTGGCGCGGCGCATCCGATAAAGTGCCAAACTCGGAAGCCTCGCTGCCTGCACGGCACGTCCGTTGTAACTCCAGAGCCGAAAGTCGTAAACCGGCTTCGAACACGCTCGACGGCAGACTGATGGAACTCGGTGAGGCGACGACGCGGCGCCCCTGTCTTAACGTTGGCCACTTAGCGCTGGTAGAAGAGCTTCACGCGCTATTCGGGGAAATTGCCAGATTTTCGAGGGGGGCCGTCAGGCGGCAAATGAGCCCGGTTGATCCATACGATACTTCCACGGAGCCTCCGAAATCGTCTTGTAGCACTCGAGAAATGAGGCGCGAACCAAAGCCTACAGCGGCGGGTTCCGTCGCAGGCGGGCC contains these protein-coding regions:
- a CDS encoding DUF4339 domain-containing protein, with translation MSDRWYYADYNGQNGPVTLQELKATLSRSAEPENVLVWHDGFPDWMKAGAVAELKAQISKPPRLPTDQIPTWQVKWWWWYPVPFISIGIGSQVGRKVVIWSSAQRRTARLQKRLRDA
- a CDS encoding MOSC domain-containing protein codes for the protein MDATSPARITGIYRYPVKGLTPEQLGRAELKPGQTLLADRRYAIENGPSGFDPAEPKWLPKPHFLMLMRDEWLAGLHTHFDDASQILSIRQNGEIAAQGNLATAEGRRIIENFFATAFAGQIKGPPKVLESPGHSFSDVARKVVSIINLASVRAIEDIVGAPVHPLRFRGNLYVDGWPAWHEFDLLDRTLAIGDVRLKVVKRIVRCAAINVDPDTAQRDLAVPPALQRRLGHADCGIYAEVITGGTINAGDTIAAEQVELL
- the clpB gene encoding ATP-dependent chaperone ClpB — its product is MNIEKYTERARGFVQSAQSLAMRDGHQQFSSLHVLKVLLDDSEGLAAGLIDRAGGNSRAILKATEDALKKLPKVSGSGAGQIYLAPDMARAFDAAEKAAEKAGDSFVTVERLLLGLTLEKNGEAGNILNKGGVTPQSLNAAIEALRKGRSADSATAENAYDALKKYARDLTQAARDGKLDPVIGRDEEIRRTIQVLSRRTKNNPVLIGEPGVGKTAIVEGLALRILNGDVPESLQDKKLLSLDMGALIAGAKYRGEFEERLKAVLQEVTAAEGSIILFIDEMHTLVGAGKADGAMDASNLLKPALARGELHCIGATTLDEYRKHVEKDAALARRFQPVFVSEPTVEDTISILRGLKDKYEQHHGVRITDSALVAATTLSNRYITDRFLPDKAIDLMDEAAARLKMQVDSKPEELDLMDREIIRLKIEQEALKKETDIGSKSRLQSLEKELADLEEKSSALTARWSAEKNKLSDAQKIKSELDALRIELANAQRRGEFQRAGELAYGKIPELEKRLETIEDNEDAGEMMEEAVTANHIAQVVSRWTGVPVDKMLEGEKDKLLKMENALGKRVVGQAEAVRAVATAVRRSRAGLQDPNRPMGSFMFLGPTGVGKTELTKALAEYLFNDETAMVRLDMSEYMEKHSVSRLIGAPPGYVGYDEGGALTEAVRRRPYQVVLFDEIEKAHPDVFNVLLQVLDDGRLTDGQGRTVDFRNTLIIMTSNLGSEFLVNQPEGEDTSAVREQVMGMVRVHFRPEFLNRVDEIILFHRLQKSEMGRIVEIQFARLQRLLEDRKITLTLDEAARDWLAAKGWDPAYGARPLKRVIQRSLQDPLAEMILSGDVADGDRVVISSEGNVLTFNGKAAQTAEIAQFETPVPKRKLN